The following are from one region of the Populus trichocarpa isolate Nisqually-1 chromosome 8, P.trichocarpa_v4.1, whole genome shotgun sequence genome:
- the LOC7469084 gene encoding uncharacterized protein LOC7469084 isoform X6, whose translation MLLIEVYRYINCILGSMVCSIGNGRMAVMARLLVTGSLSQNIAEEVSQQKFVTRYICRELHESDEPNLLDEEDMHVFGLMPMTDPLDLVCCNACKKPVMASQYAAHAELCRLLNSAEEMTLELDGGTGCRKPPRKERKKLLTAYSNQATSVGERERSEFIVADDSVASESHLDGQPRVPSCFSLDKKRNSASVDVASMMDGEGVIPGNTDYSACVMPPPTKRYKFLSTEHRLLSDDPETASGLAKVTSTVDPFTYIPVPLATKVYYSQRNTHLRSAVAYLHHAASSEGLQNNMMSSGISQESIMQLQALSQRGSFDAQTDGLTKEKLLT comes from the exons ATGTTATTAATTGAAGTGTATAGATACATAAATTGTATTTTAGGATCAATGGTATGCTCAATTGGAAATGGGAGAATGGCAGTCATGGCTAGGCTTCTGGTGACTGGGAGTTTGTCACAAAATATTGCAG AGGAGGTTAGCCAGCAGAAATTTGTCACTCGATATATTTGTAGAGAATTACATGAATCGGATGAACCAAATTTACTTGATGAAGAAG ACATGCATGTTTTTGGTTTGATGCCTATGACTGACCCTTTGGACCTG GTATGTTGCAATGCTTGTAAGAAGCCAGTGATGGCTAGCCAATATGCAGCCCATGCAG AGCTTTGCAGGCTTTTAAACTCTGCTGAAGAAATGACCTTGGAGCTTGATGGCGGCACAGGATGCAGGAAACCTCCAAGGAAGGAGAGGAAAAAGTTATTAACTGCCTATTCTA ACCAAGCTACATCAGTTGGGGAACGAGAAAGGTCTGAATTTATAGTTGCAGATGATTCTGTTGCATCAGAATCGCATTTGGATGGGCAACCTAGAGTGCCTTCTTGCTTCTCCCTGGATAAAAAAA GAAATTCTGCTTCCGTAGATGTTGCATCAATGATGGATGGTGAAGGAGTGATTCCTGGGAATACAGACTACTCAGCATGTGTAATGCCACCTCCAACAAAACGCTATAAATT CCTATCAACTGAGCACCGACTTCTATCAGATGATCCAGAAACAGCTTCTGGCTTAGCAAAAGTTACTAGCACTGTGGATCCATTTACCT ACATTCCAGTTCCCCTTGCTACCAAGGTTTATTACTCTCAAAGAAACACTCATCTACGGTCAGCAGTTGCTTATCTGCACCATGCAGCATCTTCTGAGGGGCTTCAGAATAACATGATGAGTTCAGGAATATCACAGGAAAGCATAATGCAACTACAGGCTTTGTCTCAGAGGGGTTCTTTCGATGCACAAACAGATGGCCTGACCAAAGAAAAG
- the LOC7469084 gene encoding uncharacterized protein LOC7469084 isoform X5 — MLLIEVYRYINCILGSMVCSIGNGRMAVMARLLVTGSLSQNIAEEVSQQKFVTRYICRELHESDEPNLLDEEDMHVFGLMPMTDPLDLVCCNACKKPVMASQYAAHAELCRLLNSAEEMTLELDGGTGCRKPPRKERKKLLTAYSNQATSVGERERSEFIVADDSVASESHLDGQPRVPSCFSLDKKRNSASVDVASMMDGEGVIPGNTDYSACVMPPPTKRYKFLSTEHRLLSDDPETASGLAKVTSTVDPFTYIPVPLATKVYYSQRNTHLRSAVAYLHHAASSEGLQNNMMSSGISQESIMQLQALSQRGSFDAQTDGLTKEKAERSFCASTRSNSLTKLRDVCG, encoded by the exons ATGTTATTAATTGAAGTGTATAGATACATAAATTGTATTTTAGGATCAATGGTATGCTCAATTGGAAATGGGAGAATGGCAGTCATGGCTAGGCTTCTGGTGACTGGGAGTTTGTCACAAAATATTGCAG AGGAGGTTAGCCAGCAGAAATTTGTCACTCGATATATTTGTAGAGAATTACATGAATCGGATGAACCAAATTTACTTGATGAAGAAG ACATGCATGTTTTTGGTTTGATGCCTATGACTGACCCTTTGGACCTG GTATGTTGCAATGCTTGTAAGAAGCCAGTGATGGCTAGCCAATATGCAGCCCATGCAG AGCTTTGCAGGCTTTTAAACTCTGCTGAAGAAATGACCTTGGAGCTTGATGGCGGCACAGGATGCAGGAAACCTCCAAGGAAGGAGAGGAAAAAGTTATTAACTGCCTATTCTA ACCAAGCTACATCAGTTGGGGAACGAGAAAGGTCTGAATTTATAGTTGCAGATGATTCTGTTGCATCAGAATCGCATTTGGATGGGCAACCTAGAGTGCCTTCTTGCTTCTCCCTGGATAAAAAAA GAAATTCTGCTTCCGTAGATGTTGCATCAATGATGGATGGTGAAGGAGTGATTCCTGGGAATACAGACTACTCAGCATGTGTAATGCCACCTCCAACAAAACGCTATAAATT CCTATCAACTGAGCACCGACTTCTATCAGATGATCCAGAAACAGCTTCTGGCTTAGCAAAAGTTACTAGCACTGTGGATCCATTTACCT ACATTCCAGTTCCCCTTGCTACCAAGGTTTATTACTCTCAAAGAAACACTCATCTACGGTCAGCAGTTGCTTATCTGCACCATGCAGCATCTTCTGAGGGGCTTCAGAATAACATGATGAGTTCAGGAATATCACAGGAAAGCATAATGCAACTACAGGCTTTGTCTCAGAGGGGTTCTTTCGATGCACAAACAGATGGCCTGACCAAAGAAAAG